Proteins encoded by one window of Winogradskyella sp. PG-2:
- a CDS encoding phenylacetate--CoA ligase family protein encodes MRLFDFSLKTNGFDIDKAKITLSEIHALNDSEFVAYILNQKKEIISYHLRHNSFYKTFGKSIDVEDWNSIPIMTKRHLQQPIEQRLSDNYNSRNVYLNKTSGSSGDPFIFAKDKWCHAMTWAEIMNRFAWYDIDFNTSKQARFYGIPLDKKGYYKERLKDWFSNRFRFSVFDLSDSAFKKALLKFKKTEFDFINGYASPIVQFAKYLKRKEIILTTICPSLKVCIVTSEMLFEDDRSLMESQFGVPVVNEYGASELDLIAFQNTKNEWQVNSETLYVEILNEGGKVLPNGEEGRVVITSFYNHAHPFIRYDIGDIGSLSKLSTIRKPILKQLTGRTNDIAVLPSGKKAAGLTFYYVTKSVIENDGNVSEFIIEQLALDHFKISFVSRTVIPADKEELITKEMGRYLEPGIRVSFERVDKLKRTKAGKLKQFVSNL; translated from the coding sequence TTGCGATTATTTGATTTTTCTCTAAAAACTAACGGCTTTGATATTGACAAAGCTAAAATCACTTTATCTGAAATTCACGCTCTAAATGATTCAGAATTTGTGGCTTACATATTAAATCAGAAAAAAGAAATTATCTCTTATCATTTAAGACACAATTCATTTTACAAAACATTCGGTAAATCTATTGATGTTGAAGATTGGAACTCCATTCCGATAATGACAAAGCGCCATCTTCAGCAACCTATTGAACAGCGCTTAAGCGACAACTATAACTCAAGAAATGTTTATTTAAACAAAACGTCTGGTAGCTCAGGAGATCCATTTATTTTTGCAAAAGATAAGTGGTGCCATGCTATGACTTGGGCAGAAATCATGAATCGTTTTGCTTGGTACGACATAGATTTTAATACATCTAAACAAGCCCGTTTTTATGGCATTCCTTTAGATAAAAAGGGATACTACAAAGAGCGCCTAAAAGATTGGTTTAGCAATCGTTTTCGGTTTTCAGTTTTTGATCTTAGTGACTCTGCTTTCAAAAAAGCACTTCTAAAATTTAAAAAAACTGAATTTGATTTTATTAATGGTTACGCAAGTCCTATTGTTCAATTCGCCAAATATTTGAAGCGAAAAGAAATTATTTTAACTACTATCTGCCCAAGCCTTAAGGTTTGTATTGTTACTTCTGAAATGCTTTTTGAAGACGATAGGTCTTTGATGGAATCTCAATTTGGTGTTCCCGTGGTAAATGAATATGGAGCTTCTGAATTAGACTTAATTGCATTTCAGAACACAAAAAATGAATGGCAAGTAAATAGTGAAACACTCTATGTTGAAATTCTAAATGAGGGGGGCAAAGTTTTACCAAATGGAGAAGAGGGCAGAGTTGTAATTACATCTTTCTATAACCACGCGCACCCTTTTATTCGTTATGATATTGGTGATATTGGTTCTTTATCTAAATTGAGTACTATTAGAAAACCAATCTTAAAACAATTAACTGGTCGAACAAATGATATTGCTGTTTTACCTAGTGGAAAAAAAGCAGCGGGATTAACCTTCTACTATGTTACAAAAAGCGTTATTGAAAACGATGGTAATGTTTCAGAGTTTATTATTGAGCAACTAGCTTTAGACCATTTTAAGATAAGTTTTGTGAGTAGAACAGTTATTCCAGCTGATAAAGAAGAGTTAATTACTAAAGAGATGGGGCGTTATTTAGAGCCAGGAATACGAGTAAGCTTTGAGCGTGTAGATAAATTAAAACGCACAAAAGCGGGTAAACTAAAACAATTTGTGTCTAATCTATAG
- the purD gene encoding phosphoribosylamine--glycine ligase: MNILILGSGGREHTFAWKVRQSNHCTGLFVAPGNSGTEAIATNLDISVTNFEAIKNAVIQNNIKLVVVGPEDPLVQGIHDFFLKDDDLKYVSVIGPQKAAAELEGSKEFAKEFMMRHNIPTAAYKSFTRENVEEGLKFLENLEAPYVLKADGLAAGKGVLILNDIEEAKAELKSMLVDAKFGKASTKVVIEEFLDGIELSCFVLTDGKNYKILPTAKDYKRIGEGDTGLNTGGMGAVSPVPFATKTFLDRIENEVVKPTVNGLKKDNLPYVGFIFIGLIKVGDDPKVIEYNVRMGDPETEVVLPRLKTDLVEIFQAMANQTLSDVTIDIDERAATTIMLVSGGYPEDYEKGKEITGIEKITNSIAFHAGSKFQNGKVVTSGGRVMAITSYGNNYEEAIKKSYQSIENLHFDKMNYRKDIGFDL; the protein is encoded by the coding sequence ATGAATATTTTAATACTCGGGTCTGGCGGAAGAGAGCATACATTTGCATGGAAAGTAAGACAAAGTAACCACTGCACAGGTCTTTTTGTTGCGCCAGGAAATTCTGGTACAGAAGCTATTGCTACCAATTTAGATATTTCTGTTACTAATTTTGAAGCTATAAAAAACGCAGTGATTCAAAATAATATTAAACTTGTAGTTGTTGGGCCAGAAGACCCATTAGTTCAAGGTATTCATGACTTTTTCTTAAAAGATGATGACTTAAAATATGTTTCAGTTATTGGCCCTCAAAAAGCCGCTGCAGAATTAGAAGGCAGTAAGGAGTTTGCAAAAGAATTTATGATGCGTCATAATATCCCAACGGCTGCTTATAAAAGCTTTACAAGAGAAAATGTGGAAGAAGGCTTAAAGTTTTTAGAAAACCTAGAAGCACCTTATGTATTAAAAGCAGATGGCCTAGCTGCAGGTAAAGGGGTTTTAATTTTGAATGATATCGAAGAGGCTAAAGCTGAACTTAAGAGTATGTTAGTTGATGCTAAATTCGGTAAAGCAAGTACTAAAGTAGTCATTGAAGAATTTTTAGATGGTATTGAGTTAAGCTGTTTTGTTTTAACGGATGGTAAGAATTACAAAATTTTGCCTACCGCTAAAGATTATAAGCGTATTGGCGAAGGAGATACAGGATTAAATACAGGTGGAATGGGAGCAGTGTCTCCAGTACCATTTGCAACAAAAACATTTTTAGATAGAATTGAAAATGAAGTTGTAAAACCTACAGTTAATGGTTTAAAGAAAGATAATTTACCTTACGTAGGTTTTATATTTATTGGGTTAATTAAAGTCGGTGATGATCCTAAGGTGATTGAGTATAACGTGAGGATGGGTGATCCCGAAACAGAAGTTGTTTTACCGAGATTAAAAACAGATTTAGTTGAAATTTTTCAAGCAATGGCAAATCAAACTTTATCTGATGTTACTATTGATATAGATGAACGCGCTGCAACTACCATTATGTTAGTCTCTGGAGGTTATCCTGAAGATTACGAGAAAGGGAAAGAAATCACTGGGATAGAAAAAATAACTAACTCTATAGCGTTTCACGCAGGATCAAAATTTCAAAACGGCAAAGTAGTAACTTCTGGTGGACGTGTAATGGCAATTACGTCTTATGGTAATAATTACGAAGAGGCCATAAAAAAATCTTATCAAAGCATAGAAAATCTACATTTTGATAAGATGAATTACCGTAAAGATATTGGTTTCGATTTATAA
- a CDS encoding DUF6341 family protein: MKDFFYGIQDLFVDVLFAPFDALRALELENWFGSNIMSWIFMAIGFVAFTYWMLQLKKYNDNNEEDKSVTSHSYL, translated from the coding sequence ATGAAGGATTTCTTTTACGGAATACAAGATTTATTTGTTGATGTCTTATTTGCACCTTTTGATGCATTGAGAGCTTTAGAATTAGAAAACTGGTTTGGATCCAATATAATGTCTTGGATATTCATGGCCATAGGCTTTGTTGCATTCACATATTGGATGCTTCAACTAAAAAAGTATAACGATAATAACGAAGAAGATAAAAGTGTGACATCACACTCATATCTTTAA